Proteins encoded together in one Rhizobacter sp. J219 window:
- a CDS encoding DUF2147 domain-containing protein, with product MKLHPVLFLFLASAALADGPPPLGRWVTESGNLEVDIAPCAAEPPAGALCGKVVRVLANRSMSAPGEPIQPADTRPALGMTLLSGLLPAGDGVYKGTIYNRENAKHYSVKLTPAEPAQLLVRGYVGLPLFGKTQVWRRPAPEAAAEPASGAAR from the coding sequence ATGAAACTGCACCCGGTTCTCTTCCTGTTCCTCGCGAGCGCCGCCCTGGCGGACGGTCCGCCGCCGCTCGGCCGCTGGGTCACCGAGAGTGGCAACCTCGAAGTCGACATCGCCCCCTGCGCCGCCGAGCCACCGGCCGGCGCCCTGTGCGGCAAGGTCGTGCGCGTGCTCGCCAACCGTTCGATGAGCGCGCCGGGCGAGCCGATTCAGCCGGCCGACACCCGGCCGGCATTGGGCATGACCTTGCTGTCAGGCCTGCTGCCTGCAGGCGATGGTGTCTACAAGGGCACGATCTACAACCGCGAGAACGCCAAGCACTACAGCGTGAAGCTCACGCCGGCCGAGCCCGCGCAACTGCTGGTGCGCGGCTATGTGGGCCTGCCGCTTTTCGGCAAGACGCAGGTGTGGCGCCGGCCCGCGCCGGAGGCAGCGGCCGAGCCGGCGTCTGGAGCCGCGCGATGA
- a CDS encoding aldo/keto reductase, giving the protein MSTRRITLPCGETVPALGQGTWNIGDDPARRAAEIASLRRGLDLGLTLVDTAEMYGDGRSERLIGEAIAGRRDEVFLVSKVYPHNASKRSMAASCEASLKRLNTDRIDLYLLHWPGSVPLAETVQAFEALQRDGKIRHWGVSNFDLRKMKSLHALPGGTAVQANQVLYHLGERGIEWELAPWQRERGVPVMAYSPTDQGRLLRDPGLASFAVRTGRTAAQVALAWLLAREAIVIPKTGHAARVEENAAALDKPLTAEELHELDALFPPPDGPGALAML; this is encoded by the coding sequence ATGAGCACACGGCGCATCACCCTCCCCTGCGGCGAAACCGTCCCGGCCCTCGGCCAGGGCACCTGGAACATTGGCGACGACCCGGCCCGGCGCGCCGCCGAGATCGCCAGCCTGCGACGCGGCCTCGACCTCGGGCTCACGCTGGTCGACACCGCCGAGATGTACGGCGACGGCCGCTCCGAGCGGCTCATCGGCGAGGCCATCGCCGGGCGGCGCGACGAGGTCTTCCTCGTCAGCAAGGTCTACCCGCACAACGCATCGAAGCGTTCCATGGCGGCCTCGTGCGAGGCGAGCCTCAAGCGCCTGAACACCGACCGCATCGACCTCTACCTGCTGCACTGGCCGGGCAGCGTGCCGCTGGCCGAGACGGTGCAGGCGTTCGAGGCCCTGCAGCGCGACGGCAAGATCCGCCACTGGGGCGTGAGCAACTTCGACCTGCGCAAGATGAAGTCGCTGCACGCGCTGCCCGGCGGCACCGCGGTGCAGGCCAACCAGGTGCTCTACCACCTGGGCGAGCGCGGCATCGAGTGGGAGCTGGCGCCGTGGCAACGCGAGCGCGGCGTGCCAGTGATGGCCTACTCGCCCACCGACCAGGGCCGGCTGCTGCGCGACCCGGGCCTTGCGTCCTTCGCCGTGCGCACCGGCCGCACGGCCGCCCAGGTGGCGCTGGCGTGGCTGCTGGCACGCGAGGCGATCGTGATCCCGAAGACGGGCCACGCCGCGCGCGTCGAGGAAAACGCCGCGGCCCTCGACAAGCCGCTCACGGCCGAGGAACTGCACGAACTCGATGCGCTCTTCCCGCCGCCCGACGGGCCCGGAGCGCTCGCGATGCTCTGA
- a CDS encoding PEP-CTERM sorting domain-containing protein has translation MAMTSTRIAGAAALAVTLGTANAAWIGFEDLTMTVYPDSWWTPYVQPIDPQAYAAQGVTIQGGWLWPADGPTGQSMRVSDDTVITFASASLPTHVSLHLRWLPEDILDIRASGPSGYTDNFHIWGYEHGPSAPRDFGNQRISFTSANGISSISFADSGFMRFPAYVDNIWYGNVAAVPEPAPLLLAGVGVLALWARRRATRNRSA, from the coding sequence ATGGCCATGACCTCGACCCGCATTGCAGGCGCCGCAGCCCTTGCGGTCACCCTCGGCACCGCGAACGCCGCCTGGATCGGCTTCGAAGACCTGACGATGACCGTGTACCCGGACAGCTGGTGGACGCCCTATGTGCAGCCCATCGATCCACAGGCCTATGCGGCCCAGGGGGTGACCATCCAGGGCGGATGGCTGTGGCCGGCCGACGGCCCGACCGGCCAGAGCATGCGGGTGTCGGACGACACGGTGATCACTTTCGCCAGCGCGAGCCTGCCCACCCATGTGAGCCTGCACCTGCGCTGGCTGCCCGAAGACATCCTCGACATCCGCGCGTCGGGCCCGTCGGGCTACACCGACAACTTCCACATCTGGGGCTACGAACACGGCCCCTCGGCGCCGCGCGATTTCGGCAACCAGCGCATCAGCTTCACTTCCGCGAACGGCATCTCGTCGATCTCGTTCGCCGACTCCGGCTTCATGCGGTTTCCCGCCTACGTGGACAACATCTGGTACGGCAACGTGGCCGCCGTGCCGGAACCTGCGCCGCTGCTGCTCGCCGGCGTGGGCGTGCTGGCCCTGTGGGCACGGCGCCGGGCCACGCGCAACCGGAGCGCGTGA
- a CDS encoding glutathione S-transferase family protein gives MKLYNAPIPAPNPRRVRIFLAEKGVSVPLEDVSIRDRAHKSPEFRQKNSLGQLPVLELDDGTHLSESVAICRYLEELHPAPPLFGSSALERAHVDMWIRRIELTVMTPVGAVWVHTHPYTARLGTQYKDYGESNRERYAKALQWLDRELEGREFVTGSRYTMADVIGLTTVDFAKFVGLDMPADTPHLHAWHARVSARPSAAA, from the coding sequence ATGAAGCTCTACAACGCCCCCATCCCTGCGCCCAACCCGCGCCGCGTGCGCATCTTCCTGGCCGAGAAGGGCGTGAGCGTGCCGCTCGAAGACGTGTCGATCCGCGACCGTGCGCACAAGTCGCCCGAGTTCCGGCAGAAGAACAGCCTGGGCCAGCTGCCGGTGCTCGAACTCGACGACGGCACGCACCTGAGCGAGAGCGTGGCGATCTGCCGCTACCTCGAGGAGCTGCACCCCGCGCCGCCGCTCTTCGGCAGCAGTGCGCTCGAGCGGGCCCACGTCGACATGTGGATCCGCCGCATAGAGCTGACGGTGATGACGCCGGTGGGCGCGGTCTGGGTGCACACCCACCCCTACACCGCGCGGCTGGGCACGCAGTACAAGGACTACGGCGAATCGAACCGCGAGCGTTACGCGAAGGCGCTGCAGTGGCTGGACCGCGAGCTGGAAGGCCGCGAGTTCGTCACCGGCAGCCGCTACACCATGGCCGACGTCATCGGCCTCACGACCGTCGACTTCGCGAAGTTCGTCGGCCTGGACATGCCGGCCGACACGCCACACCTGCACGCCTGGCATGCGCGCGTGTCGGCGCGGCCGAGTGCGGCGGCGTAG
- a CDS encoding cytochrome c biogenesis CcdA family protein yields MTSPALAFTAGVLTIAAPCVLPMLPVVLGASLGAQRRTRPLFIALGFALAFAAVVLVFSSFTQVLGLSPDGLRNVAAVMLLGFGVLMVWPALYHRLSLRASGALSGLAGWQPSGRLRDGPLGGLLLGASLGVVWTPCAGPVLASILTLIATEPASGRAALLLLAYSLGAALPMLLIAYGGQAASTWARRVAGGLQRVQQGFGVVVVGVALALLLRLDGTVTVWLADLYPSLATGL; encoded by the coding sequence ATGACCTCGCCCGCGCTCGCCTTCACCGCCGGCGTGCTGACGATCGCCGCACCCTGCGTGCTGCCGATGCTGCCGGTGGTGCTGGGCGCCTCGCTCGGCGCGCAGCGGCGCACGCGGCCGCTCTTCATCGCCCTCGGCTTCGCGCTGGCGTTCGCGGCGGTGGTGCTCGTCTTCAGCAGCTTCACGCAGGTGCTGGGCCTGTCGCCCGATGGCCTGCGCAATGTCGCCGCGGTGATGCTGCTTGGCTTCGGTGTGCTGATGGTGTGGCCTGCGCTCTACCACCGGCTGAGTCTGCGGGCGAGCGGTGCGCTGTCGGGCCTGGCGGGTTGGCAGCCGAGCGGGCGCCTGCGCGACGGGCCCCTCGGTGGGCTGCTGCTCGGCGCAAGCCTGGGCGTGGTGTGGACGCCCTGCGCCGGGCCGGTGCTCGCCTCCATCCTCACCCTCATCGCCACCGAGCCGGCCTCGGGCCGCGCGGCGCTGCTCCTGCTCGCCTACTCGCTGGGTGCGGCGCTGCCGATGCTCTTGATCGCCTACGGCGGTCAGGCGGCGAGCACCTGGGCGCGGCGCGTGGCCGGTGGGCTGCAGCGGGTGCAGCAGGGCTTCGGCGTGGTGGTGGTGGGCGTGGCGCTCGCGTTGCTGCTGCGGCTCGACGGCACCGTCACGGTGTGGCTGGCCGACCTCTACCCCAGCCTCGCCACCGGACTTTGA
- a CDS encoding ATP-binding protein, translating to MRLPGSLHARILVVMLVGLVVAHGLTFALVLAERSMAMRGMMVAYLASDIASSVAVLERLPAEERGLWLTRLSRRNYRLAVDVAAGSAPAATSALAQSVAHEMAQALAPGQPLRVIEGATPATALRVLLPLADGTPLVVELDEPRLRISPWAWAALALQLALLVGLGVWAVRTATRPLEQLAAAADGLSPEQATPPLPENGPSEVARAAAAFNRMQQRIDAHLKERLHILAAVSHDLQTPITRMRLRADLQGDTALREKLHADLAEMQSMVEEGLAYARSAHAAQEPVQRVDLRSLLQSIVLDYTDAGRAVRLLEAAPLQADTRAQALRRLVCNLVDNALKFAGSADVQLTTTDTGWAVQVLDRGPGIPQDQLDAVLKPFVRLEGSRHRSTGGSGLGLAIASQLALGLGGQLTLAPREGGGLCASFAAKGNPRSTTGA from the coding sequence GTGAGGCTGCCCGGCTCGCTGCACGCGCGCATCCTGGTGGTGATGCTGGTCGGCCTGGTCGTCGCGCACGGGCTCACCTTCGCACTGGTGCTTGCCGAGCGCAGCATGGCGATGCGCGGGATGATGGTCGCCTACCTCGCGAGCGACATCGCCAGTTCGGTGGCCGTGCTGGAGCGCCTGCCGGCCGAGGAGCGCGGCCTGTGGCTCACGCGCCTGTCGCGGCGCAACTATCGGTTGGCGGTCGACGTGGCGGCGGGCTCGGCCCCCGCGGCAACGTCGGCGCTCGCGCAGTCGGTGGCCCACGAGATGGCACAGGCCCTCGCGCCCGGCCAGCCCCTGCGCGTGATCGAAGGCGCCACGCCAGCCACCGCGCTGCGGGTGCTGCTGCCGCTGGCCGATGGCACGCCGCTGGTGGTCGAGCTCGACGAGCCGCGCCTGCGCATCTCACCCTGGGCCTGGGCCGCGCTGGCCCTGCAGCTCGCGCTGCTCGTCGGGCTGGGCGTGTGGGCCGTGCGCACCGCGACCCGTCCGCTCGAACAACTCGCCGCCGCCGCAGACGGCCTGTCGCCCGAGCAGGCCACGCCACCGCTGCCCGAAAACGGGCCGAGCGAAGTGGCACGCGCTGCCGCGGCTTTCAACCGCATGCAGCAGCGCATCGACGCGCACCTGAAGGAGCGCCTGCACATCCTCGCGGCCGTCTCGCACGACCTGCAGACGCCCATCACCCGCATGCGCCTGCGTGCCGACCTGCAGGGCGACACGGCCTTGCGCGAGAAGCTGCATGCCGACCTCGCCGAGATGCAGTCGATGGTGGAAGAAGGCCTCGCCTATGCCCGCTCGGCCCATGCCGCGCAGGAGCCCGTGCAGCGGGTGGACCTGCGCTCGCTGCTGCAGAGCATCGTGCTCGACTACACCGACGCCGGCCGCGCGGTACGCCTGCTGGAGGCCGCCCCGCTGCAGGCCGACACCCGCGCGCAGGCGCTGCGCCGCCTGGTGTGCAACCTGGTCGACAACGCGCTCAAGTTCGCCGGCAGCGCCGACGTGCAACTCACCACGACCGACACCGGCTGGGCCGTGCAGGTGCTCGACCGCGGCCCCGGCATCCCGCAAGACCAGCTCGACGCGGTGCTGAAGCCATTCGTGCGGCTCGAAGGCTCGCGCCACCGCAGCACGGGCGGCTCGGGGCTGGGCCTTGCGATTGCGAGCCAGTTGGCCCTCGGGCTCGGCGGGCAGCTCACGCTGGCGCCGCGCGAGGGCGGCGGGCTGTGCGCGAGCTTCGCCGCCAAGGGCAATCCGCGTTCCACGACGGGCGCATAG
- a CDS encoding thioredoxin family protein yields MNLRLSRRHLLALAAAAAAPTAHAQVNAAALPDFGAAPEFTGIERWMNSDALTMSGLRGRVVMVDFWTFACINCQRTLPHVNRWAEAYTPQGLTIVGVHTPEFPFERSADNVAAAMKRLGVRHPVAQDNRYATWKAYANQYWPATYLIDAKGRIRYKHFGEGEYERTEAVIRALLAQR; encoded by the coding sequence ATGAACCTCCGACTCTCCCGACGTCATCTGCTGGCCCTGGCCGCGGCTGCGGCCGCCCCGACGGCACACGCCCAGGTCAACGCAGCGGCATTGCCCGACTTCGGCGCCGCGCCCGAGTTCACCGGCATCGAGCGCTGGATGAATTCGGATGCGCTCACGATGAGCGGCCTGCGCGGCCGCGTGGTGATGGTCGACTTCTGGACCTTCGCCTGCATCAACTGCCAGCGCACCCTGCCGCACGTGAACCGCTGGGCCGAGGCCTACACGCCGCAGGGGCTGACGATCGTCGGCGTGCACACGCCCGAGTTCCCCTTCGAGCGTTCGGCCGACAACGTGGCTGCGGCGATGAAGCGCCTGGGCGTGCGCCACCCGGTCGCACAGGACAACCGCTACGCCACCTGGAAGGCCTATGCCAACCAGTACTGGCCGGCCACCTACCTGATCGATGCGAAGGGCCGCATCCGCTACAAGCACTTCGGCGAAGGGGAATACGAGCGGACGGAGGCGGTTATCCGCGCGCTGCTGGCGCAGCGCTGA